A single Streptomyces sp. 2114.4 DNA region contains:
- a CDS encoding PE-PGRS family protein — MSLTLPSEVAWVLDLLGYNWPDADEDKLHECAQTWRNFAEAVNQASTKGSSAAGEVVSANSGEAIEGFSHEWGSFSGGGDSGDHYLRDAAAAAEVIAVAFDAAALAVLAGKIAVIVQLVMLATELIAAQAAAPFTLGLSELGAAGATQATRLIVRQILDKIKREVMEAATKAMEHATMDAIKKMAKKPVSKEARKIAADYVKKTVKETVKDKVIDQAKEIARDKIVEEGKAKAQEAATEMAQNVAQQGIESHFGARDGIDWGETADIGKDKAGEYVDGIKEGAQEYKEGVTSLADPTTYVDHAKEDLTNRGLDHAQRHVDRRTGGAATRHQDITDEVRSVFG, encoded by the coding sequence GTGTCATTGACGCTGCCAAGCGAGGTTGCTTGGGTCCTGGATTTGCTCGGCTACAACTGGCCGGATGCCGACGAGGACAAGCTCCACGAGTGCGCCCAGACCTGGCGCAACTTCGCCGAGGCGGTCAATCAAGCGTCCACCAAGGGCTCTTCGGCAGCCGGTGAGGTCGTCTCCGCCAACTCCGGAGAGGCGATCGAGGGCTTTTCCCACGAATGGGGTTCCTTTTCCGGCGGCGGGGACAGCGGCGACCACTACCTTCGTGACGCCGCCGCGGCGGCCGAGGTGATCGCCGTCGCCTTCGATGCCGCCGCCCTCGCCGTTCTCGCCGGAAAAATCGCCGTCATCGTCCAGCTCGTCATGCTGGCCACCGAGCTCATCGCGGCACAGGCCGCCGCACCCTTCACCCTGGGTCTGTCCGAGCTCGGTGCCGCGGGCGCCACCCAGGCCACCCGCCTGATCGTCCGCCAGATCCTCGACAAGATCAAACGTGAGGTCATGGAGGCGGCCACCAAGGCCATGGAGCACGCCACCATGGATGCCATCAAAAAGATGGCGAAGAAGCCCGTCTCGAAGGAAGCCCGCAAAATCGCGGCGGACTACGTCAAGAAGACGGTCAAGGAGACCGTCAAGGACAAGGTCATCGATCAGGCGAAGGAAATCGCCAGGGACAAGATCGTCGAAGAGGGCAAGGCAAAGGCCCAAGAGGCCGCCACGGAGATGGCCCAGAACGTGGCCCAGCAGGGCATCGAAAGCCACTTCGGCGCCCGTGACGGAATCGACTGGGGCGAAACCGCCGACATCGGCAAGGACAAAGCCGGTGAATACGTCGACGGCATCAAGGAAGGCGCCCAGGAGTACAAGGAAGGCGTCACCAGCCTCGCCGACCCCACCACCTATGTCGACCACGCCAAGGAAGACCTCACCAACCGGGGCCTGGACCACGCACAGCGCCATGTCGACCGCCGCACGGGCGGCGCGGCCACCCGCCACCAGGACATCACGGACGAGGTGCGTTCGGTGTTCGGCTGA